TCGAGAATTCGCACAACCGCCTAACGCGAGTTCTTCGCGCAAATAAGTGCACTTATGTTCAAGCGTCTGCCGAAGTAActgaatataattttgttgattttcatCGGGGATTGtttcgtaaatgaaaaattgatcgcaAACTACTTTGCACAATTTATCTTCCGACTTTCTTAGATCGGTTCACCAGCGACCGGTTCACTGGTCAACTAAACAGCATCGGTTTTTTGTAAGCTCAATTTACCATTGATGAACACgtttgtttgaatatttgatttcGATTTAAAACAGTTACATCTAGTAGTGTGGTGAACCTAATTATTCTTGGATTTTCAACCCTGTGATATTGCTGTTAGTAAAATTTTACCACTGTTTGGgaagattttttcaagttcTTTACTGCTGATTTTTAACGGATGAATACCTGCGACAATATGTGGGACCGTAAAGTATTCATACGAATTATCGAATTGGtgagtgaataaaaatggttatttcgtttttaaaaGAAGGAGAAATATGCTATGGCAACTTCTCTTCTTCCTAAGGAACAATCGCTCGCAGtttagaaatattaaaattaataccgTGTTTGAAAACCAGAAATTTTTCCTCCAGCTCTTGTGCATATCCTGCGTTGTGGCACTCAGGGTTACCGACGACGAAAGTCGAAGGGTGTTTCACTACCTTAGGAATCGAAGTAGGGAGTGGTCACTTCTGAACAACGTTACATGGGGCACCATAGGTACTACTTCATAAATGTTAATTTTGCTCATTGACAAACGGCACGTAAACTCACgtcgaataaaattcattcgatttccGTTTCGCGTACAAGGATTATGAGTTAATTTGTTGCTCTATGAACATCACATCTCGGTCTTAACCGAGATGTGGCGCAAATTGTATGTTTTACGTAAATtcgtaagaaaataattactgtACGCGTGCATGTAAAGAGTAGAGTTAATAATTTATCGTAATATGCTTACGTTTAGTTTTATCAGAGGTGTGAGGCATAAAAATGTGATACACGTAccttttttcataaaaaatagGTGCTGCCTTGGCCACAGCTACTTGTGGAGGATACGTCATCGTAACGACGGGACTCCTGGTAGCAGCTGCAACCGGAGAGCTTCGGGGTAGAAAGACGGTAATATTTTTGCAACTACAAAATGGCGAATCatcgataacaataataaaattctcaaTATCAGCAATAATTAGAATTATCCTGCTTTCCGTGActagttttgaaaatgttcacgACTCctggaatgaaattaaaaaaaaaggtagatGCGTCGAAcatggtttgaaaaatttttagcagtaataaaaattgaccgtATCGTTATTCATGCATATCTGCTTGTGATACATAAAATAATTCGTTTGTCGTAATTATCAATCTATGCGCGGTAAATTTGACTAGAAATTTCTTCAGGAAAAATGGCAAAGCCTACAGTTGAGTCTGTTATAATTGAGTTTCGAATATTTCTACCAGTGAAACAAATCCCTGTATTATGCGACTTTATGATATATTGTCGCGAATTATCGTACGTCAAGGTGAAGTTGATTTCCAATTTGATCTCATCACGTAAAATGTGCAACTCGGATCACTTGAAGCACTTCCTTATTACAGGTATCAATTTACCTATACTACAAACCGCGATTGATTAACATAATTAAATCGACAGCGTGAGAAAATTCCGACGGTCCGTGAGACAAGAAGTGCGAATATGCGATGCAAGGCGTTGGCAATGACTCAATGAGAGTAAGGCTGCCGTAAATATTCGTCGTAATCTCGACGCAAACAACATCATAACATGATATCGCATCGGTCTAGTAGACTGCAGAGACACGCGTAATATGCATTCGTCGCTCCGCAATTACAGGATTAATGAGTCAGAGAGATGTGGCGCTGCAGCCTGCCCGCTGAAACTTTGCTCTAAGGTCGAACACGACCTTTTATATCCTTGAGAGCTGCAGCAGTTTCATTACGAATTTCCGAAACAACATTCATGCAAGCAGTGATATTTTTGGCGCAGAAAAAGTACACCCACccaggaaaaaatatatttgaatgtgAATCAATTAGGAAAATTTGCTTGTTCATAGCAAAAATCTGTTGAATGCGAGTGAATCATCACCgaattaagaaatttttttttctcgcaccAAGTAAAttattctataatttttctcccGGCAAATACAGCTGAATCTATTGCTCAGCCTATGGGTTTGTAAAACGGGAAATCCATTTTGCAGGAACTGTTCTTCCTCGGTCTGGGCGTCATCCTGTTCGGTATCGTCGGCGCCCTGTCTTTGGCGTCGATCGACAGCGTGCCCGAAGACCTCGTGGATAACGCGGCAGTTTTGGGGGCTCTGTGCCTTTTGACGGCGCTGGTCTTCGTCATCGATATCCTGATGAGGATGCCCGGGGCGAAGAAGAAACACGACAGCACGCAGACCGGGGTGGAAAAAGACATCGGTGAGTACAGACTGCACAGGCGCAAGGGTTGTCCAAACCTAGAAAAAAAAGCagcttcaaaaaaaaaaaaaaatgctcgtGCAACAGTGAGTTTTTGACTCGTTCCAGTAAAGCTACCTCTGGCGAAACTCGGTGCTGAGAAGGAGACAAAGTCCAGCGGAAATGCCAAGGGCGAAACACCGCCGCCGGAAGTAAAGGGGTCGGTGAACGAAGGCTTCAATCGCTCGGAGCAGTCCGCGGGAAGAGATCTTAACGAAGGGGATGCGGAAGAGGGTTCGGAGGAGGAGGTCACCAGGAGTCAGCGGCGAGGGTCACGCGACCTTTTCGAGTCCGAGCGAAACCGGAAGTTCGAGGACGTGGGAAAGCAGCTGCGGGAGTACGCCCTCCAGGGTTTCGACGCCGGCAGGGAGTCGCGACGCCGAGGCGTCGAGGGTAGGAACGGCGCCAGGCGAGAGTACTTCGGTTACGAAAACGGCGATATCTCGGGGTTCCCGAGGGGAGCGACGGACGAAACCGACACCCCGCCATTTCCGACGAGTTTTGAGGGCGAAGCTCCGATTTTCGCGAGGATCGTCAACCCGGGGGTGAAGATAATGCGGGTCGAGCGGGAAACCGGAGGCGGTGGAAACCCCGAGGATTACAGGAACTCCGATACCAGCCAGTACGACAACGTTCCAACGAGGATGCGCAGCATGTCTCCATCCGGGATCCTCAAGCGGAACCGCGACGTTTCTTTTACCGTTCCAGCCGCACCCAAGATGCACTACGGGAGGAACGGAAGCCCCGCGCGTAAGGACGACATTCAGAGGCTCGAGGAGTGCTTCAGCGCTATCCAAAACTCCATCGGTACACAGACCGCGGGTCTCAGGGATCTCGAGATACCCTCGTCCCCGAATGATCCGGGATACGTTCGCCACACCGCGAGTAACTGGCCCCGCGATCTCAAGTCCAAGACCCCTGGTTCCAGCCCGGAACACGAAAAGAAGTGAGCTGCTTATTTGATATCATCGTTCCCGACAAGGTTGTATTCGCGAAGGATCACGGTTACGCTTTGCGTTTTACTCTgagacctttttttttatcgagtgAATGGTCgttcataaattattaaataatttgccAATTGACAAACGAGCTTGCCTCGTCAACCTGTCGGACCTCCGCGTTCTTACTCGACTTTCGTTCCGCAGTGAATTCATGTCACGTATGTTGTTTGCATTTTCAGGAATGTACGATGTctctgccttttttttttcactcccttTTCAGTTCTTTTGTCGAATAACAGTAGAGCATGAGATAACAGTATTTGCGGCTACTT
This is a stretch of genomic DNA from Neodiprion fabricii isolate iyNeoFabr1 chromosome 2, iyNeoFabr1.1, whole genome shotgun sequence. It encodes these proteins:
- the LOC124175786 gene encoding uncharacterized protein LOC124175786 isoform X1 — protein: MNTCDNMWDRKVFIRIIELLLCISCVVALRVTDDESRRVFHYLRNRSREWSLLNNVTWGTIGAALATATCGGYVIVTTGLLVAAATGELRGRKTELFFLGLGVILFGIVGALSLASIDSVPEDLVDNAAVLGALCLLTALVFVIDILMRMPGAKKKHDSTQTGVEKDIVKLPLAKLGAEKETKSSGNAKGETPPPEVKGSVNEGFNRSEQSAGRDLNEGDAEEGSEEEVTRSQRRGSRDLFESERNRKFEDVGKQLREYALQGFDAGRESRRRGVEGRNGARREYFGYENGDISGFPRGATDETDTPPFPTSFEGEAPIFARIVNPGVKIMRVERETGGGGNPEDYRNSDTSQYDNVPTRMRSMSPSGILKRNRDVSFTVPAAPKMHYGRNGSPARKDDIQRLEECFSAIQNSIGTQTAGLRDLEIPSSPNDPGYVRHTASNWPRDLKSKTPGSSPEHEKK
- the LOC124175786 gene encoding uncharacterized protein LOC124175786 isoform X2; the encoded protein is MNTCDNMWDRKVFIRIIELELFFLGLGVILFGIVGALSLASIDSVPEDLVDNAAVLGALCLLTALVFVIDILMRMPGAKKKHDSTQTGVEKDIVKLPLAKLGAEKETKSSGNAKGETPPPEVKGSVNEGFNRSEQSAGRDLNEGDAEEGSEEEVTRSQRRGSRDLFESERNRKFEDVGKQLREYALQGFDAGRESRRRGVEGRNGARREYFGYENGDISGFPRGATDETDTPPFPTSFEGEAPIFARIVNPGVKIMRVERETGGGGNPEDYRNSDTSQYDNVPTRMRSMSPSGILKRNRDVSFTVPAAPKMHYGRNGSPARKDDIQRLEECFSAIQNSIGTQTAGLRDLEIPSSPNDPGYVRHTASNWPRDLKSKTPGSSPEHEKK